The Carassius gibelio isolate Cgi1373 ecotype wild population from Czech Republic chromosome B5, carGib1.2-hapl.c, whole genome shotgun sequence genome segment TATTCTAATATCCTCAGATCTAAAATGAACGAAACACTGGACCTGAATATTACCCTTGAGGATGATGGAAACTCGACTTTTGTCAGTGGCTCCAATGAATTCTTCTTACCTCAGAAGAACATTACATACGTTGGATATTACCTGCATCAGCCATCTGTAGCAGCAGTCTTCATAGTGTCCTACCTGCTCATATTCCTGGTCTGCATGGTTGGAAATGGAGTGGTGTGTTTCATTGTGTTACGGAGCAAAAACATGCGCACTGTCACCAACCTTTTCATCCTCAACCTCGCCATCAGTGACCTTCTTGTTGGGATTTTCTGCATGCCCACAACTCTTCTTGACAACATTATTACAGGTCAGTGCAATGCCAGTTACCATATGTGCAATCTTCTTTAACGTTACTTGTACTAGCTAAAGTTTGGTTGTTTCAGTGTTTTGCATGCTTGAATCTTCAACTGATATTGACGTGGCTCTCTTGGATGTCATAACCAGAGAAGTTATTGATTCGACTAGCCTAAAGGTTTTAAGTTAACACTGAGTTCATGCTGTATTGTCAGTAGAGGATGCTGTTCACCTTAAGAATGACGGTGATACTGAGTCACCAATTTTCTGAAAAACAGTCTTACATTTGACTCACATTTAATGATAGCCACAAGTCTGATGCAAATCATGCATGGTgatataaacaaaacatatacAGATAAACTGGGGTCTCAACAGAGTCTGTTTATTCCAAACAGACTGCTTGAATTCCACTGGCATGTATATCTTTCAGACGTGTTTATGAGCTGTCCTGAAATAGCCTAAAGAAAGGCTTTAGGAATGCTTTTCTGACTTGGAATCTAAAACAAAATGGCATGGCATCTTGTTTATGAGATTGTTGCTATTAACAAGATATTTGTTTGTCCCTTCAAATTACTAATTTCTCTGGTGAGCATTGAATGGAACCATAACAAGTTAATTAAAAGTTAATGAATAGTACCAAGTTAGAACATTTCTGTCATTTACTGacactatatttaatttaatatgactTTTGTGTGCAGTATGCACGATTTGAGTGTGTATGAATTTAGTGAAAATAATTGGACCCCAAAAGTCAATTGATGATATGTGTAACAACATAGCTGCTGTCTATTCACTCACAGTCAATAGTGTTGTCAGGAACTACAAATATGTATATGTCACACACATTGTTATAGAAAATGCCATTTGGATCCAGCATTTTGATAATGAACTGTTTGTAGTTCATGGAGACTGGCTGGAAATACAATGCATAGCACAATATCAACATCTTGTCATTTGTGCAGGTGGGAAATCTCTCATAATAATGCAGTTTTTCCTTTGAGATGTCTTAATTGTATCCATCTGGATGTTGTTTTAAAACATTGTAAGGAAGTTGAGAAATGTTTACTAGGatgtaagaaagaaaaagaaatcatcACACCTTAAAATCCGTttgccagtatttttttttttttttttttacaaaactcacTGTTTTTTGGAGACATGGtgtaaatatgattattttatgtgTGCTATTTAGAAATAATGCctgtgtttctctttctctgtgtgagaTGCTGTTTACCGTGTGTGTCTCATTGTttgattttatgttaaaaataatgttttaaatgtgtaatGATGGCAATTTACCTTTTTTACTTGgtagatgttttttattttatcccaTATTTGTTCTCATTTACTTATCAAGTTTAGCCTGGTAGCAATTCAGTGTAAGGAACATTTCATGCACTTCTCACATTCCCATTGAATTATTTAGATAatgaatgcaattttatttttgattgtgaCTATTTATGTGAGTAAGCCCTAGTGGGATGACATGAGAGTGTTTCTCTCTATCCAAAGTACTGCATTCTTATTAGATGCTTATTTATTCCGACTAACATGTAGATAGCATTACACTTGGTAATTAAGACCAATGTTATTTTTATGACTTTATTAGAAATGAATGAAACTACTTGATTAAACCAGCTGTTAATGTGTGAAAACAGCGTTTTGTCCTTTTTTGTATGTCTTTGAAAAAATGCTCATTAAATAGGGTCAGTAAACAATATTCAAATAAGGTCagtaaaaatattgatattagTCATCTAGCCAGCCCAGAGGAAGCACAAGTGTGTATTTTCTTCATCAGATTCCTAAGGGATCCTTgggtttttttaaatactgtaaaacatttaGATTCTTTATATCAGCACAGAAAGATGTGATATCTGTCAGATAAGAGCAAGACATCATTCAAAATgatctatttttatttgtgtaccTTTAAACATTTATAGGTAAACCTATACCTTTAACTGTAAAACACTGttcattttgtaaaataaagaaaacaaacaaaatgcaatTGCTGTCTTGGTCTCTGTGAACCTCTTCCTGAAATGAAGAAAAAGCAGACAGGAGAAAAGTGTTTAGCTTATAGAAAACTTATATGAAAAGCACTATACTTAAATAGTTTAGTAACAAGTGGGCAAACTACTGAGTAGGCACCAATCATAGGCCACATTTTTATGATGTCATCCTGTAGACTTCTTACAaagtattttacagtattttaaaacaacaaaaatacaaaacagttaagtattttaatacaaaatatatatacattttcatcaaacctatcaaatacaaatcacaaaatactattttatatCATGAACAGGTTTACTTCACATCCCTGACTAGTACAATGTCAACAAGCgcaatatttgttatattataatgttattatattgttattatatgtaTTCTATTGTATTCTATTGTTGTTATTGTAATTTAGCCAGtaaagcttttaaaattaaaatgaacatatgattttttatgcatttttaagtggcacattaatacattttcactACAAGccaaccatatttcaaagacaataaacATGAAATTACAAAATTGTACTCAAGTCCTACTTTAACATTCTAAAGTTTAACTGattgcattgtatatacattttaaatataaaacattttcatttaatttaggaATAACAATCAATTAAGTGTCCTAAATCATTACATTCAGTGTGCACTTAAATTTCCCTGataagtattatttttaatgtggcataaattataatgtatgataaagtatacttttttttttcttcacaagggACTTAAGGCCTCAAATGCTCAAATCTAACACACATGGATCTAACGTGTATCTTCACTGACCCCTAAGAGTCACTATAAAACACCATGCAAATAAGTCTGGTCCCCTGTACAGACACTCCCCACCCCCACAGTGAAATATTGGTAAACCTTTCCTAAGCCAATTCACCTCCTCTAATCATagacaaaatacatgaaatccCACCAGATGGTAAGTGTGATAACAACTGACCCACATGCTGTATACTAAGGCAAATCTGAAGATTTCTTTCTGTTCTGGCTCACAGCAGTGCATTATTTAAACATCAGCTAATATTTGATTTAGGTTTAAAGACAAAACTGGCCATATAAACTAAACTGACATTCAGTATCATTAACTATAGTTTCCAGgcaaatgttgtttaaaatcCTAGTCAGTAGATtcataatatctgtattttttcaaatgtggTTCTTTATACGCTTTCAATATGCAAAATAATATCCACTGGACATTAAATCTGTTACATCAGCTGCTTGGGTGACTCAGTGTAAGATGCAGGTCAAATGACACTCAACATGATGAACAAcatcatgaaaatgaaaatataatgggACACCCTTTTAACAAACAATAATGCAATCTAATTAATGTGAATTAGTCtgtataatttaatgtataattttaagcttgctctattctttttctattctatctgttttctttttatttattatattatttaaaaagcccttgctactTGTACTGCGTTAAggtaactgagacttgttatagcacttgtatatcattgctcttttgttgattttgattgcttccattttcctcatttgtaagtcactttggataaaagcgtctgctaaatgactaaatgtaaatgtataatttaggCAGAATCATCCATCATAATGTGATCTCTATCTTCTCCCCAGGTTGGCCATTTGGAAGCATGGTCTGCAAAATGAGCGGAATGGTCCAGGGCATTTCAGTGTCAGCCTCTGTTTTCACCTTGGTTGCCATTGCGGTTGACAGGTAATGTCATGGTAATATCATCATGTCCCTCAgttcatgaatgaatgaaacacatTTGTCCTTGTTTCACTCCTACTCGAATTGTGCTTGTGGAAAGTGCTTGAGAAACAGTGTCTCTTCCACGGCTCCTTACACTTTCAATTCGCTTTTTAGTCTCAAGCAAGACTGTACTACATTCACATTACatgattttacagatttttacgTAGAAAGGGCGACAGTGcactgcattaaaataaatgatcattcatgtttttaaagcaGCTGACCAAattcaaaaacaaatataaataaataaactaaaaataaatcatctttGAGAGCAAGGGGGGCCTCTGGTGTATCGGGGGTTATATCTggtatttatttaatgtgtttactGACAATTTCATTTACGTTTTCTTTGggtatattaaaggaatagttcacgcaaaaattaAGAGTTGCTTTAAAAAATGATGCACCTTCAGGTCATACAAGATGTTACATGAGTTTGTTCTTCATtgaaacatatttggagaaattatgcattacatcacttggttaccaatagatcctctgcagagtgtcttctgacggcacccattcacttcagaggatccaatggtgagataatgctaaatttctccaaatatgttccaaTGTAGAAACAAAATCATCAACTGTTCATCTTGGATGCTGtgagtgtacatttttttgtaaattaaaatttttgggttgAGCTCATGTTATTCACTCTCAGTTTCCCTCTAATCTATCTGTATATCCCCTTTCTGTATGATTTCTTCACTGCAGCATAGTATGTAGATAATTACCCCATCAAGttcagtcagaaatcttggttTAATCTTTGATGCCCACCTGACTTTCAAAGACCACATCACAAAAACTGCTCGATCTTgtggtttgcattgcacaacatcagaaagaccACCATGCTGCACAAattcttgtccaggcccttgtcatttaACTCATTTCATTGCAGCTTGCTCCAAGTttaagacattgatgcttgcatgtAGAACATCCAAAGGCTCAGTACCCGCCTATATCCACTCACTATTATAAATCTACCATACGCAACTGCTGCTATGGCACTAGCCACTCAGTAAGACTCAATAAAACTGGGAACATATACCTGTTCCACTTGGGACAGGAATGTTGCGGAGGAGGCTTCTGAAggaaatacacatacagtatgaaCATCCTTTTAGGTACATATGGAAAGTGGGAGCTAATTGTAACCCTCCTGGAAATGGCaaaagtctgccggggaaacacaggTTCTGAGACTAAACaaatttgaccctggaccacaaaacagccagaaaaaaacattgtattggtcaaattttttttatttatttattttacttttatgactggttttgtggtccagggttacaaaTGGGATCCACTTGGGTCCCTACATATGGAACCCAGCCCTCTACTAGTTCTCACGGATTAATCGAGTGAGGGCCTGGTGTCGGACGCACTGCCACATCTGGCTGCCAAGTTAAAATTTAAAAACACTTCAAAATCACTACAGAGGCGCCTCGTGTTATTTGTTTCCTATCTGACACAGCTGTTTCTCCAAAGAGCTACTAAATGTGTAACGTGTTGCCGGTTGTTTTTTGCAGATTCCGATGCATCGTGTATCCCTTCAAGCAAAAACTGACAATATCAACAGCCACGCTTATCATTTTGATAATCTGGGTTTTGGCAGTGTCGATCATGTGCCCGTCTGGTGTCATGCTTCAGGTGACTAAAGAACAAAGTGTCCGTGTTTTCCTGGGAGATGGCAACCGAACAAGCCCTTTCTACTGGTGCAGGGAAAACTGGCCTAACCAGGAGATGAGGAAGATCTACACCACCGTCCTGTTTGCCAACATTTACCTGGCTCCTCTGTCCCTCATAGTGATCATGTACGCAAGGATCGGCATCACTCTGTTCAAAACGGCCATGCCAGCAGGTGCCAAACCAGGCCACGATAACCGTCACTCCgtgtcaaagaaaaaacaaagagtGATAAAAATGCTCCTCATCGTGGCCTTGCTCTTCATCTTGTCCTGGTTGCCTCTGTGGACGCTGATGATGCTAACAGACTATGTTAAACTCACTGAACATCAGTACAAGCTTATTAACATCTACATTTACCCTTTTGCCCACTGGTTAGCCTTTTTCAACAGCAGCGTCAACCCGATAATCTACGGGTTCTTCAATGAGAACTTCCGCCGTGGATTTCAGGCCGTGTTTAAGTTCGGCCTGTGTCCTGTCAGAGGTCAGCATCGGACCTATTCTCACAGGGTGCAGGGCAATTCTGTGCAACCGGTGAACCTGCAACCCTCCACAGAGCCCATCTCTCTTAACAGCCTGGAGAACAACAGCTCGAGGAGGATGAACCACGTCAACGAGCAAGACTTAGTGATGGAAGATCTAGAGAAAGTGTCTGAATGCAGCGTGGAAGGAGCTTCTCTTTAAGGGGCTTAGTAGAGAAGAATACTGTAGAATGAAAGCAAGCTGATGACAGACTTATTGTTTATTTACAGTCTTAAAATGACAATGTGAACATTATACAGTTATGTAACGTTATAcagcagattttatttattttgaatagtcATTTGCTGCTAACATGAATGTACTTACTGGTGTTGTCAGTAAGATTGGGCACATCTGGCagtttatcaaatgtattcttgttaactttacaatcaaattcataaaaaacaaacaaagaaacaaaaaactgtTACACTGTTGTAAAATGATGTGTTAGGTGCATTCACTGCTTTATAGTGATGTAAACATCTGGGGTTTTGcagtaaatcattttattttttgatttatttttatgtgtttatgaAAGTATCAGAACTGCAAGAATGATTCATTGTTTCTGGATTACAATGTGGGATTTTAGGCACATACTTGCAAATGAATACTAAAATGAAACCTTCATACCTCTTCTGTGATATGATCCCTCAAAACGCtggaataagaaaataataatcataGTAAGTCACACTTGCCTTTCTGCCCCTGACTGACAGTTTTATGGGCAACAAGAATATTTGAAGCACATAAGTCTGGATGTAGCACTGTGATTCACATGCCTAAAGCTTATGTGTTCTAGAAGCATGCTTTTCCTGTTTGTTTATGCCAAAACCATCCATTGCCTTTTTTTACCCTCTCTTGTTGCTTTACTTAtgagaattctcttctgctcactgagCCTGGTAttgacaataataaatgtttttgatcagcaaatcagaatattagaatgttttctgaaggatcatgtgactggagttatgatggaaaaaattcagctttgaaatcacagaaataaatgagattttaaaaatttgttaaaaaagaaatTTTGCAGGCTTGGTAAGCAGAAGAGCATTTTTTTACTGGTAGtgtatgctgtatatatatatatatgtgtgtgtgtgtgtctgtgtgcacacgtgtgcatgtttatgtggtttatgaggacacaaatttgtacgTTTCCTTTGAGGGTTAGGTTTTAGGTGTAGGGTTTGGGTATGGGTATAACGATAGAAAATATGGTTTGtacagaacaaaaaaacattacattacaatttaatggagagtccccataaaccataAAAACCAACATGTGCCAGTGTTTACTtcagtttatgttttttttagactcaccttgaatgaatgaatgtcctACTTTCACTGTGAATGTCAACAAAGTCTTTTCTTTTCCTCAAATAGAGCAAACTATTTCCATTTAACAGACTATTTTGATTCAAATTGTGTGACAGGAGTTTGCTGGATTTCTTATTTGAACCTTTGAAGATGTTCAAAAATACCAACATGCAGAGGATTTGTCCTCGAAGTAATTCTAGCGTCTGTTGTTGACTGTAGATTAAATCTATCAGCAGGCAGAGTGATTATCATAGCAGATGGGAGATGAGTATATTCATCCTGCCCTCTTCTTGACAGCATACACTACATAAAACAATGCATTCTCAACATGATTAAGGCAGCAGCACCAGTGACACCGCTGTAAAGTGAGATGGAAAATTAGCTAAGAGAATGTGTTGAAAAAAAGCCTGTGATTACAAGGTGACTCTGACTTTATGGAATCTCCAGATGTGTCACTTGTTAATGCAGGATTCGCCAAGGACACATTTCTTgaagaaacatttcattttaaatctgTCTGTCTACTGAACATAAAGCAGAGTACTTCCTGTGGAATTGTTCATTTCTGTATTTCAAATGATGTATTGACAAAAGCAATGCTGTAAACATTGTAAATCTTGTTATATTAGTGTtggctacatgctaatagtgagtACAGTTGTTTCATATGTGATTGTGACTGACTCATTTCGATTTCAGAAACACTTTGCAACAAAGAATAAAGCAATCAGTGTTCAGGGTTAACCTTTTCTCGTTAATCTGACTGGATATGGATTAAAAACGGTCTGTCCTTCAGAGTGCTGTTTATATTGTACCATCATGCTTGGGTGTATGTTAATAAATCAGTGTAACTcaaaagcaaatatttttttcagttttacatcACTGCACCAGACACAGCTTTAAAGGTCCCTTATTggtgcaaaatgtaaaaatactggaATGTCTTTTATGCTTTTTGGGTTGGAGTCAATGGCTCACCTCCTCAAACTCACTGATTCTGTCACCGTTTCCTTTtcttaaatggaaaaatatgATGCTATTCATTCTTTATAGGTGCAAGATACCTGCCACAAGCCTCCAGATTTTGTATGTCTTGAAAGTATAGAGTGTTACAATGAAAAGCTAAATTTGTTTGCTCAAACTGCCATGTGATTCATCACGGATCTATTCACACTGAACTTTCTTCTGTCTTTTCTTCTCGTGTATCCAATGAGGAAGCAGAGATCTGCTTTTGGTAATGTAATCAAGCATTGCCTGGCCCCAGGCCTGGCTCCAGCAGTGCCTCTGACATTGCTGGAAATAGGACAATTCTGGCAGCGATTCAACCTGCTGGGCTTTTAGTCCTTGATGAATGCATAGTACTGGTGAAAATCTGGTGACGTGCATGAGTATGATGTTCCAAGTGGCGAGATGAAAACTCAAAAAGAGTTGTGACAGTTGAAGAGCGGGTTGATTTATTCAGGTCAGCGCTGGGGAACTTGCAAAATGACTCATCATATTAACTATTTTAATGTGATGTGTTAGTGATGTAGATGTGGTCACAACTCTCATCGAGGGccacaaaatgtgcagggcaagTGGTGCCcaaggacaggtttgagaaccaccgTGCTAGATGATAGTAAAACATGTCGGTCAAAATGATGGTGCTGTTGAAACAGACATCAGTCGTACAGACTTTAAGTTTTAAAGCTGAGGAAAGTGAATAGATCAAAATgagtgtacttatattgttatgTTTGTTTCTGGTGATCATTGTCATTTGTCAGAGTCCAAGGCTTGTGAGTTTCAGAAtgatgtaataaaaatatcatgtgCTCAGGGTAATAAATCAATATGAAAGGGCTTGAATATAAGTCTATTCTTCATTTGACTCTGTGTGTTGAGCATCATTGATGTGATGCTCTTTTTTTGTCCGGATGTATTCATTTCTTCTGTtaatatatgaaaaatgaaccTCTTCTGTTATGAGCatattttttattctgaattCAAAAAATGTCAAGGTGATACAACTGTTCTAAAATCAGAATGGAGACAAAAGTCTTATTAAAAGCATGGTATTTTTAATAAGATGtggacaaaaatgtttttttttttttttttttttttggcacaatcTTTGATTCCACTGCGTACAAAAAGCAGCTTCTTTCATTCCTCTGCTTTTCTCATCCAAATCAATCATTTGGTGAAAACAACATGCAGAAACATGCAAGAAAGGAATGAAAGAGAGGATCAACAAGTCAGTCAGAAAATTTGACCCTTTTAAAACGAATCAAGGTTAGCTGTCACGTCTAGTGAGACATCCATCCTTCCATTCTCCAAAATGCCACGGGGATGGTGGCATGTCATGtggtgtgatttaaaaaaaaaaaaatcgtaaataaaacatgttattaCTTTTCCTTTGACGTTTTCTTTGACCACATGACATTACAGTAAGTCAATTTACTTGAAATATGGTAAAAcacttatttttgttataaaccttaaatacttatttttgttATAGAcccttgtaaatatatatatatatatatatgcaaaccaGAATGACTAAAATCAAACAACACtcaatatttcattcatttagaACTGGTTGTAGTTTTTCTTCTGAATTTGTTTTGAGCACATGAAGCCTGAAGCATGCACTATATTTTATCTTTGAAATTTGCTTTCCCAAATGCAGCATGTTTGGGGCTTATCTCTTACTTTTGTCCCACTTGGTTTCAGAGTCTCAAAGCCTGTTAAGCTTCTGGATGTGGTCATTTAGACAACAAAGAAACCAGCGCTCTGAAATCTTGGCCTTGGCCTTGGTCTGTTTGTTCTGCTGAATAGCTGCAGGAGTGAGTGGCCGAGAAATCAATCAAACATTTCCTCTGCAGGCTGCTCCACTCATCTCTCATGTGAACATTAAAACCTGGTCAGGGTAATTGGTTGTGGAATTAAAAGACACAATAATTTAGTGCATAACAAATCAAATTCAACTTTTATgcacaaaatagtaaaaaaacagGAGTAGCAAAACTGTTGTCTTTCTCTGAAGGCTTTAAATTGGAGGATGTGGAATATTATGTTGCCTGACCATGAGCATAGTTAAAGTTCAGTTTTAGAGACATCTGATTCCTCTTTTCTACCATCTCATCTAAAGCCTATAGCTCCACTTAGGGGACTAAATCAGTCGATTTAGCACAAGTTCTTGTTGGCAAtgaacacagaagaaaaaaggcacaagtaaaaaaaaaaaacagttcccccaaaaatgaaaattctgtcataatttactttcTTTGGTGTCTTCTTAAACCTTAATGATCCTCTTTATCTCACAAAAAGGGTTATTTATAGCAGTATACACAGTattttccatacagtgaaagtgaatggtgaccacagCTGTCAGGCAAGATTCTCAAATAAGTCACTTTTTGGTCAGGTTTCCACCCAAAGCTACTGAATCATATGGTTTGAGATAAACTGCCTTTCTGAcacttttatgttttcttttccttCTGTTTTCGGAGCTTGATAGACCCTAGTCcctattttcatttcaatttatgtGTAGTGCTAACAATACTCAAAAAAGTCTCACTGATGTTTTTTCCTTACACAacaacagtgttgccagattggaaatgtgcaagtatcgtaccagaagttcaaaattattgtatttggaaaaaaattatcGTACACGAGTCAAAAGAGTTATTTATCTATTCAAAACCAACAACATCTTGACACcacctgcaaattaccacaatAGATAACAAGGCGTATTGTTGGATTGAAGCAGTGAGACAAAATACTATCCAATTATTTTCAGTGACTGTCTGCGTCGCGgacaatattataatgatttttaacaCTTGCTTTGTCGTGTTAAGTTAAGAAGGAATTTAGCTTTTTCTGTGTGGTGCAGTAAACTCCACATCTGAGGCGCTGTCATTGGAATCCTGCGTGTTGCCAGATGTTGGGGTTCTTGCTGTCATGGACTGCAACTAGTGCTCATTGGCTTTAAAGCAGGGCACTCTCCTGCATTCTTAACACACCCTCAGGTGCACACCTTTAAAGAAGGTATAGAAGCCATACGACTACAACTGCCATTGTTTAAATTTTcataaaattctgaaattatcgtacatgatttttttcattattgatcgTACATCGTACAGAGGTAAAAATTATCGTACAAATATGATAATTATTGTACGTCTGGCAACACTGAACAACAACAGAAAATCTATTAATAAAGGATTAGAATTGAAGAAAAACTGCAGGCAACACTGTATGaaacatgacatttaaaatagaattttcttgtaaaatgaactgttataatcttaatttacaaaatgtttttacaaagtaACCCTAAACCAGACCTTAAACTTTTTCAAACAAAAAGAAAGATAGAAATAGAAAGTAGtagaattaaacatttacaaGCATGCAGaaacatttattcatacagatgTAATTCAACAAGACACATTTTatgaataagtgtgtgtgttcagatacaGTTTTAGAACAACAAGGTGGGAACCTGATGattcatttctgagtgaactattcctttaaataaaaccattatcTCTTGGCAACATTGCAagcatttgcttttattttacatgtatctCAGTAACATAAAGGCTTACGCATCAAACATACTATAAATACAAGCAACTGTTTGAATAAATGTTCATTATATGATTCAAAGTAAATTAATGATCGCGGTTTATCAAAGGAGCTTGCATATTGTAAAGAGCAGCAGAGGAGGAGGTCAAGTTCTCTTCTATCATCCCACACATCTGATAAAGTTATTACACTAGATACTAGATTATAACATTGctctacatttaaatttaaaatacatttatggaTTGTCTCTTAATTGAAGAACAAGGTTAAAAGCTAAtcacaaataacattaaaaatgtaaggtTTCACCCATatacatgttttttattattttttttattatataacacaataatatataatcaaactaatattgcaaaaatatcttagacttaaagggatagttttagattttctgtttgtctgtcgtattttaaaataagatttttttatatgtatacatttaaggCCAGTG includes the following:
- the npffr2a gene encoding neuropeptide FF receptor 2a, yielding MNETLDLNITLEDDGNSTFVSGSNEFFLPQKNITYVGYYLHQPSVAAVFIVSYLLIFLVCMVGNGVVCFIVLRSKNMRTVTNLFILNLAISDLLVGIFCMPTTLLDNIITGWPFGSMVCKMSGMVQGISVSASVFTLVAIAVDRFRCIVYPFKQKLTISTATLIILIIWVLAVSIMCPSGVMLQVTKEQSVRVFLGDGNRTSPFYWCRENWPNQEMRKIYTTVLFANIYLAPLSLIVIMYARIGITLFKTAMPAGAKPGHDNRHSVSKKKQRVIKMLLIVALLFILSWLPLWTLMMLTDYVKLTEHQYKLINIYIYPFAHWLAFFNSSVNPIIYGFFNENFRRGFQAVFKFGLCPVRGQHRTYSHRVQGNSVQPVNLQPSTEPISLNSLENNSSRRMNHVNEQDLVMEDLEKVSECSVEGASL